Proteins encoded by one window of Yersinia massiliensis:
- the mlaD gene encoding outer membrane lipid asymmetry maintenance protein MlaD, which produces MQTKKSEIWVGAFILIAIVAVIFLCLKVADIKAVGNQPTYRIYANFDNIGGLKNNSPVKIGGVVVGRVANITLDTSNYSPRVAMDIQQRYNHIPDTSSLAVRTSGLLGEQFLALNVGFEDPDMGTSILKDGGVIQDTKSALVLEDLIGQFLYKSGGDGNSDAPANNSTALPAGATAPTESTVPAANSHLPATQHP; this is translated from the coding sequence ATGCAAACGAAGAAAAGTGAAATCTGGGTAGGCGCGTTTATACTGATTGCTATCGTGGCAGTCATATTCCTCTGCCTGAAAGTGGCCGATATCAAAGCAGTGGGCAATCAACCGACTTACCGGATTTACGCAAATTTTGACAATATTGGCGGGCTTAAAAACAATTCACCGGTCAAAATTGGTGGGGTAGTCGTTGGGCGGGTAGCGAATATTACGTTGGATACCAGCAACTACAGCCCCCGTGTGGCGATGGATATTCAGCAGCGCTATAACCATATCCCAGACACCAGTTCATTAGCTGTCCGCACGTCAGGTTTATTAGGTGAGCAGTTCTTGGCTCTGAACGTCGGTTTTGAAGATCCTGATATGGGCACCAGTATTTTGAAAGACGGGGGTGTGATTCAAGACACCAAGTCCGCCTTGGTATTGGAAGACCTTATCGGCCAGTTCTTGTACAAAAGTGGTGGGGATGGTAATTCTGATGCACCAGCCAATAACTCTACTGCGCTGCCAGCTGGAGCAACTGCACCGACTGAATCCACTGTACCGGCAGCAAATAGTCACTTGCCTGCAACTCAACATCCATAA
- the npr gene encoding PTS phosphocarrier protein NPr yields MTIKQTVEIKNKLGMHARPAMKLFELVQSFDAEVMLRNDSGTEAEASSVIALLMLDSAKGRQIEVEATGPDEIQALAAVIELFNSGFDED; encoded by the coding sequence ATGACCATCAAACAGACTGTTGAAATCAAGAACAAGTTGGGGATGCACGCCAGACCCGCGATGAAGTTGTTCGAATTGGTTCAGAGTTTTGATGCAGAAGTGATGTTACGTAATGACAGTGGGACCGAAGCTGAAGCCAGCAGTGTGATTGCACTGCTGATGCTAGATTCAGCCAAAGGCCGTCAGATTGAAGTCGAAGCGACCGGCCCTGATGAGATTCAAGCACTGGCTGCGGTGATTGAGTTGTTTAATTCGGGGTTTGATGAGGATTAG
- the mlaF gene encoding phospholipid ABC transporter ATP-binding protein MlaF, whose product MKHIASNLIEIHGMSFTRGERSIFADINMTVPRGKVTAIMGPSGIGKTTLLRLIGGQLAPDTGEIWFDGDNIPTLSRQRLYDVRKKMSMLFQSGALFTDLTVFENVAFPLREHSQLPEELLHSTVMMKLEAVGLRGAASLMPNELSGGMARRAALARAIALDPELIMFDEPFVGQDPITMGVLVKLIDELNHALGVTCVVVSHDVPEVLSIADYAYIVADQHVIAEGTPEQLQANDDMRVRQFLDGIADGPVPFRFPAGDYKTELLG is encoded by the coding sequence ATGAAGCATATAGCGTCGAATTTGATAGAGATCCATGGGATGAGTTTTACCCGTGGTGAGCGTTCGATATTCGCCGATATCAATATGACGGTCCCGCGCGGAAAAGTGACTGCGATTATGGGGCCTTCAGGGATAGGTAAAACCACACTACTGCGCCTGATCGGTGGGCAATTAGCGCCGGATACCGGTGAAATCTGGTTTGATGGTGATAATATTCCTACGCTTTCGCGTCAGCGTTTATATGATGTGCGCAAAAAAATGAGCATGTTATTTCAATCAGGGGCGCTATTTACTGACTTGACCGTGTTCGAAAACGTGGCATTTCCACTGCGCGAGCATAGTCAATTACCGGAAGAGTTGCTGCATAGCACAGTGATGATGAAATTGGAGGCGGTAGGATTGCGTGGCGCGGCGAGTTTAATGCCCAATGAGCTGTCCGGTGGGATGGCACGTCGTGCGGCATTAGCACGCGCAATTGCCCTTGATCCTGAACTCATTATGTTTGATGAGCCATTCGTTGGTCAGGACCCGATTACCATGGGGGTGTTGGTAAAACTGATTGACGAGCTGAATCATGCATTGGGTGTCACTTGTGTGGTGGTTTCCCATGATGTGCCGGAAGTGCTCAGTATTGCCGATTATGCCTACATTGTTGCCGATCAGCATGTGATTGCTGAAGGAACACCTGAACAGTTGCAGGCTAACGATGATATGCGGGTGCGCCAGTTCCTTGATGGTATTGCCGACGGGCCGGTGCCTTTCCGTTTCCCTGCCGGGGATTATAAAACTGAGCTGTTAGGTTGA
- the ptsN gene encoding PTS IIA-like nitrogen regulatory protein PtsN: protein MTNDPALQLSSVLNIECTKSSVHCSSKKRALEIISELAAKQLNLPSQVVFDAVLTRERMGSTGIGSGIAIPHGKLEEDTLRAVGVFLRLEQPIAFDAIDNQPVDLLFALLVPADQCKTHLHTLSLVAKRLADKTVCRRLRAAQSDDELYQIMTELPPETA, encoded by the coding sequence ATGACCAACGATCCAGCATTGCAATTAAGCTCGGTATTAAATATCGAGTGCACCAAAAGCTCCGTACATTGCTCCAGTAAAAAACGGGCTTTGGAAATTATCAGCGAGTTAGCTGCCAAACAGCTTAACTTGCCTTCACAGGTCGTTTTCGATGCTGTATTGACCCGCGAACGTATGGGCAGTACAGGCATTGGCAGTGGCATCGCGATACCTCATGGCAAGTTAGAGGAAGACACACTGCGTGCAGTGGGCGTATTTCTCCGTTTGGAACAACCGATTGCCTTCGATGCTATTGATAATCAACCTGTTGATCTATTATTTGCCTTGTTGGTTCCGGCAGATCAATGTAAAACTCATTTACACACTTTATCTTTAGTGGCCAAGCGATTAGCTGATAAAACAGTATGTCGTCGCCTACGCGCAGCACAAAGTGATGACGAGCTTTATCAGATCATGACCGAATTACCGCCAGAGACAGCGTAA
- the lptA gene encoding lipopolysaccharide ABC transporter substrate-binding protein LptA, producing MKSKNNIRLLLLASSLLATSLPALALTGDTDQPVMVDSAKQALDMEANTVTFTGNVVIKQGTIEIKADKVVVTRPGGDQSKMVIEGYGNPVTFYQMQDSGKPVKGHGQKLRYEVANDFVVLTGNAYLEQLDSNIKGDRITYLVKKQQMEAFSDKGNRVTTVLLPSQLQDKGPAASGQKKSK from the coding sequence ATGAAATCCAAAAATAACATTCGCCTTCTTTTACTTGCCAGTTCACTTTTGGCCACCAGCCTGCCAGCGCTGGCTTTAACGGGTGATACCGATCAGCCCGTCATGGTCGATTCTGCCAAGCAAGCGTTGGATATGGAGGCGAACACCGTCACCTTTACCGGCAATGTCGTTATCAAACAAGGCACCATTGAAATTAAGGCCGATAAAGTGGTTGTCACCCGCCCTGGCGGTGACCAAAGCAAAATGGTCATCGAAGGCTACGGCAATCCTGTTACCTTCTACCAAATGCAAGACAGCGGTAAACCCGTCAAAGGCCACGGTCAAAAATTGCGCTATGAAGTCGCGAATGATTTTGTGGTGTTGACTGGCAATGCTTATCTGGAGCAACTTGATAGTAATATCAAAGGTGACCGCATTACTTATCTGGTGAAAAAACAGCAGATGGAAGCCTTCAGTGATAAAGGCAATCGCGTCACAACCGTATTATTACCGTCCCAATTACAAGACAAAGGGCCAGCAGCGTCAGGCCAAAAGAAGAGTAAGTAA
- the kdsD gene encoding arabinose-5-phosphate isomerase KdsD, giving the protein MSSFDSQPRIDFQQAGKQVLHIEREGLAQLDQYINDDFTNACEAIFHCHGKVVVMGMGKSGHIGCKIAATFASTGTPAFFVHPAEASHGDLGMVTPQDIVLAISNSGESNEILALIPVLKRQKITLICMSNNPESTMGKAADIHLCIKVPQEACPLGLAPTTSTTATLVMGDALAVALLQARGFTQEDFALSHPGGALGRKLLLRISDIMHTGAEIPHVSPDASLRDALLEITRKNLGLTVICDDLMMIKGIFTDGDLRRIFDMGVDLNHAKIADVMTSGGIRVRPNMLAVDALNLMESRHITAVLVADGDQLLGVVHMHDMLRAGVV; this is encoded by the coding sequence ATGTCTTCTTTTGATTCGCAACCAAGAATAGATTTTCAACAGGCGGGCAAACAGGTATTGCACATTGAGCGCGAAGGACTTGCACAGCTCGATCAATACATTAATGACGATTTCACTAATGCCTGCGAAGCCATATTTCATTGCCATGGCAAAGTAGTCGTCATGGGAATGGGGAAATCAGGTCATATTGGTTGCAAAATTGCCGCTACGTTTGCCAGTACGGGAACGCCAGCATTCTTTGTCCATCCAGCAGAAGCCAGTCATGGCGATCTCGGTATGGTAACACCACAAGATATCGTGTTAGCCATCTCCAACTCAGGCGAATCAAACGAGATTCTTGCGTTAATCCCTGTCCTAAAGCGCCAAAAAATCACATTGATCTGCATGAGCAATAACCCTGAGAGCACCATGGGTAAAGCCGCCGATATTCACTTGTGCATAAAAGTCCCACAAGAAGCCTGTCCACTGGGGCTCGCCCCCACAACCAGCACCACCGCCACCTTAGTGATGGGTGATGCACTCGCGGTAGCACTATTACAGGCACGCGGCTTCACTCAGGAAGATTTCGCGCTTTCACATCCGGGCGGAGCACTTGGGCGCAAGTTGTTATTACGAATCAGCGATATCATGCACACTGGTGCAGAAATACCACATGTCAGCCCTGATGCCTCATTACGCGATGCATTACTGGAGATTACTCGGAAAAATCTGGGTTTAACCGTAATCTGTGACGATTTGATGATGATTAAAGGTATCTTTACCGATGGTGACTTACGCCGGATATTCGATATGGGCGTTGATTTAAATCATGCGAAGATCGCAGACGTGATGACCAGTGGCGGCATTCGAGTTCGTCCAAACATGTTGGCAGTCGATGCACTCAACCTGATGGAATCACGTCACATCACCGCAGTGTTGGTGGCCGACGGTGACCAATTGCTCGGCGTGGTGCATATGCACGACATGCTAAGAGCCGGTGTCGTTTAA
- the lptB gene encoding LPS export ABC transporter ATP-binding protein encodes MATLIAEKLAKAYKGRKVVEDVSLSVKSGEIVGLLGPNGAGKTTTFYMVVGIVQRDAGRIVIDDEDISLLPLHERARRGIGYLPQEASIFRRLSVFNNLMAVLEIRKDLTTEQRQERADELMEEFHITHLRDNLGQSLSGGERRRVEIARALAANPKFILLDEPFAGVDPISVIDIKKIIEHLRDSGLGVLITDHNVRETLDVCERAYIVSQGHLIAHGTPQEILADEQVKRVYLGEEFRL; translated from the coding sequence ATGGCAACATTAATCGCAGAAAAGCTGGCTAAGGCGTACAAAGGCCGTAAAGTGGTCGAAGACGTGAGCCTGAGTGTAAAGTCAGGTGAGATTGTGGGTCTGCTGGGGCCAAACGGCGCGGGTAAGACCACCACCTTTTATATGGTTGTCGGCATTGTCCAGCGTGACGCCGGGCGTATTGTGATTGATGATGAAGATATCAGCCTCTTGCCTCTCCATGAACGCGCCCGTCGCGGCATTGGCTACTTACCGCAGGAAGCCTCAATCTTCCGCCGTTTAAGTGTTTTTAATAACCTGATGGCGGTGCTGGAAATCCGTAAAGATCTGACGACTGAACAGCGGCAAGAACGGGCTGACGAGTTGATGGAAGAGTTCCATATCACGCATTTACGTGACAATCTGGGGCAATCGCTGTCTGGTGGTGAGCGTCGCCGTGTGGAAATCGCCCGTGCGCTGGCAGCAAATCCTAAGTTTATTTTGCTGGACGAACCGTTTGCGGGTGTTGACCCCATTTCAGTTATCGATATTAAAAAAATTATTGAGCATCTGCGCGACAGTGGTTTGGGTGTACTCATTACCGACCATAACGTGCGCGAAACGTTAGACGTTTGTGAGCGGGCTTATATTGTAAGCCAGGGCCACTTAATCGCTCATGGCACACCACAGGAAATTTTGGCTGACGAACAAGTCAAACGCGTGTATTTAGGTGAAGAGTTCCGTCTCTAA
- the mlaE gene encoding lipid asymmetry maintenance ABC transporter permease subunit MlaE gives MLVQTLASLGRRGINVCASFGRAGLMLFNALVGRPEPRKQWPLLVKQLYSVGVQSLLIIVVSGLFIGMVLGLQGFLILTTYSAEASLGMMVSLSLLRELGPVVTALLFAGRAGSALTAEIGLMKATEQISSLEMMAIDPLRRVVAPRFWAGLISMPLLTAIFVAVGIWGGSVVGVDWKGIDGGFFWSAMQSAVEWRTDLLNCLIKSVVFAITVTWIALFNGYDAIPTSEGISRATTRTVVHSSLAVLGLDFVLTALMFGN, from the coding sequence ATGCTAGTACAGACATTAGCGTCTCTAGGCCGTCGCGGCATTAATGTCTGCGCCTCCTTTGGTCGCGCAGGCTTAATGTTGTTCAATGCCCTCGTGGGGCGGCCTGAACCGCGAAAACAGTGGCCACTATTGGTTAAACAGCTGTATAGCGTTGGGGTGCAATCCCTGCTGATTATTGTGGTTTCCGGCCTGTTCATCGGTATGGTTCTCGGATTACAGGGCTTTTTGATCCTGACCACATACAGTGCAGAAGCCAGTCTTGGCATGATGGTATCATTGTCACTGTTACGTGAATTAGGGCCAGTCGTCACAGCGCTGCTGTTCGCGGGTCGTGCAGGTTCTGCATTGACTGCGGAGATTGGCCTAATGAAAGCGACAGAGCAGATTTCCAGTTTGGAAATGATGGCTATTGATCCCTTGCGCCGAGTGGTCGCACCTCGGTTCTGGGCGGGTTTGATTAGTATGCCATTATTGACCGCGATTTTTGTTGCCGTCGGTATTTGGGGCGGTTCAGTGGTCGGTGTTGACTGGAAAGGCATCGATGGCGGTTTCTTCTGGTCAGCCATGCAGAGCGCCGTTGAGTGGCGTACAGATTTACTGAATTGCCTGATCAAAAGCGTGGTATTTGCCATTACCGTGACTTGGATTGCGCTGTTCAATGGTTATGATGCGATCCCAACATCTGAAGGGATTAGCCGGGCAACGACCCGTACTGTGGTGCATTCGTCACTGGCGGTATTGGGATTAGATTTTGTGCTGACAGCACTGATGTTTGGGAACTGA
- the rpoN gene encoding RNA polymerase factor sigma-54 encodes MKQGLQLKFSQQLAMTPQLQQAIRLLQLSTLELQQEIQLALESNPLLEQTDPHEEVDTKETVDSESLDTREALEQADMPEELPLDATWDEIYTAGTPSGTGNDYSDDELPVYQGETTQTLQDYLMWQVDLTPFSETDAAIATSIVDAVDETGYLTVPLEDILESMGGEDIALDEVEAVLKRIQHFDPIGVAARNLRECLLVQLSQYAKDTPYLAEARLVVSNYLDLLGNHDFRTMIRLSRLKEDTLKGAIALIQSLDPRPGQSINTGESEYVIPDVLVHKDKDKWTVELNADSIPRLKINQHYAAMGSNTRNDSDGQFIRSNLQEAKWLIKSLESRNETLLKVARCIVEQQVDFFENGPEFMKPMVLADIAQAVDMHESTISRVTTQKFLHSPRGIFELKYFFSSHVNTESGGEASSTAIRALVKKLVAAENPAKPLSDSKLTTLLCEQGIMVARRTVAKYRESLSIPPSNQRKQLV; translated from the coding sequence ATGAAGCAAGGTTTGCAACTCAAGTTCAGCCAACAATTGGCAATGACTCCACAGCTTCAACAGGCCATCCGTCTGTTGCAACTTTCTACACTTGAACTCCAGCAGGAGATTCAGTTAGCGCTGGAGAGCAACCCACTGCTTGAGCAAACTGACCCTCATGAAGAGGTAGACACCAAAGAAACAGTAGACAGTGAATCGCTTGATACTCGCGAAGCGCTGGAACAAGCCGATATGCCTGAAGAGTTACCTCTCGATGCCACTTGGGATGAGATTTATACCGCAGGTACGCCATCAGGCACAGGCAATGATTACAGCGATGATGAGTTGCCCGTCTATCAAGGTGAAACCACCCAAACGCTACAAGACTATCTTATGTGGCAGGTGGATCTCACGCCCTTCTCTGAAACGGACGCAGCTATCGCGACCTCAATTGTCGATGCTGTTGATGAAACAGGCTATCTCACCGTCCCGCTGGAAGATATTCTGGAAAGTATGGGGGGCGAAGACATTGCACTGGACGAAGTCGAGGCCGTTCTCAAGCGGATCCAACACTTTGATCCTATCGGCGTGGCGGCGCGTAACCTGCGCGAATGTCTGTTAGTACAACTCTCGCAATACGCCAAAGACACCCCCTATCTTGCCGAAGCGCGTCTGGTGGTGAGTAATTATCTGGATTTGCTAGGTAACCATGATTTCCGGACAATGATCCGTTTAAGTCGGCTAAAAGAAGATACACTTAAGGGAGCGATAGCCCTGATCCAGTCACTGGATCCGCGCCCTGGCCAGTCGATCAATACAGGGGAATCTGAGTATGTTATTCCCGATGTTTTGGTCCATAAAGACAAAGATAAATGGACGGTCGAGCTAAATGCCGATAGCATTCCACGCCTAAAAATTAATCAACACTATGCTGCAATGGGTAGTAATACCCGCAATGATAGCGACGGGCAGTTCATCCGCAGCAATCTGCAAGAAGCAAAATGGTTGATAAAAAGCCTTGAAAGCCGCAATGAAACACTGCTCAAGGTTGCACGTTGTATCGTAGAACAGCAGGTCGACTTTTTTGAAAATGGGCCTGAATTTATGAAACCCATGGTGCTGGCGGATATCGCCCAAGCCGTCGATATGCATGAATCGACAATTTCTCGAGTGACGACGCAAAAGTTCCTGCACAGTCCTCGCGGGATTTTCGAGCTGAAATATTTCTTCTCCAGCCACGTCAATACTGAGAGCGGGGGCGAAGCCTCTTCGACAGCAATTCGTGCACTGGTGAAAAAATTGGTTGCGGCAGAAAACCCTGCCAAACCCCTTAGCGACAGTAAACTGACCACGCTTTTGTGCGAACAAGGCATCATGGTGGCACGGCGTACCGTCGCGAAGTACAGAGAGTCGTTATCCATCCCGCCGTCAAATCAACGTAAACAGTTGGTTTGA
- the lptC gene encoding LPS export ABC transporter periplasmic protein LptC, with product MSKTRLWITLALALIVLALIGWNMSGFNQQSMPTEADNNEPSSQSQHTVTVVFNPVGQLNYKLVAEEVQNFSAQELTWFTKPVMTMFDENAVATWTVRADRAKLTDDKMLYLYGHVEVDSLTPDAQLQKIRTDNAQVNLITQDVSSDDEVTLFGVGFKSNGMKMRGNLRDKTAELIEKVKTSYEIQK from the coding sequence ATGAGTAAAACAAGGCTATGGATAACCCTAGCGCTAGCATTGATCGTTTTGGCTTTGATTGGTTGGAATATGTCCGGCTTCAATCAGCAAAGTATGCCAACGGAGGCAGACAATAATGAGCCATCGTCGCAAAGCCAGCATACGGTGACAGTGGTATTTAATCCGGTCGGGCAATTGAATTACAAATTAGTGGCAGAGGAAGTTCAGAACTTCAGCGCCCAAGAGCTGACTTGGTTTACTAAACCGGTCATGACGATGTTTGACGAGAATGCCGTTGCCACTTGGACAGTTCGGGCAGATCGCGCCAAACTGACCGACGATAAAATGCTGTATTTATATGGTCATGTTGAGGTCGATAGCCTGACACCCGATGCGCAATTGCAAAAAATTAGAACCGATAACGCCCAGGTTAATTTGATCACTCAGGATGTGTCCTCAGACGATGAAGTGACCCTCTTTGGGGTTGGATTCAAGTCTAACGGCATGAAAATGCGTGGTAACTTGCGGGATAAAACCGCTGAGCTGATTGAAAAGGTTAAAACCTCTTATGAAATCCAAAAATAA
- a CDS encoding calcium/sodium antiporter produces the protein MFLAITLLVIGLVLLVYGADRLVYGAAVLARAFGIPPLIIGMTIVGIGTSLPELIVSVTAALNNQTDMAVGNVLGSNITNLLLIVGGAALIRPLTVRSEILRRELPLMLAVTVLCGFLLADNHLSRGDGIILLLAAVAFIVLMLKIARLAHAQGNDILTREQLAELPQDSSTTVALLWLVLAFIILPLSAKMIIDNATVIARVAGVSELVIGLTVIAIGTSLPELATFIAGALKGEDDMAVGNIIGSNIFNIVIVLGVPALLSPGEINPEAFQRDYWVMLGVSVIFTLLCLGRKHRIGHLAGALLLCGFIAYLAVLFFAPLSAA, from the coding sequence ATGTTTCTTGCGATAACACTATTAGTCATTGGTTTGGTTTTATTAGTGTATGGCGCCGACCGATTAGTCTACGGCGCTGCGGTGTTAGCCCGCGCTTTTGGTATCCCACCGCTCATTATTGGGATGACGATTGTGGGTATCGGCACCTCGCTACCAGAGTTGATTGTTTCAGTCACTGCCGCACTGAATAACCAAACCGATATGGCTGTTGGGAATGTGCTGGGGTCCAATATTACCAATCTGTTGCTGATTGTGGGCGGTGCTGCCCTGATACGCCCATTAACGGTACGCTCTGAGATATTACGTCGCGAATTACCCTTAATGTTAGCGGTCACCGTACTGTGTGGTTTTCTGTTAGCGGATAATCATCTTAGCCGTGGGGACGGTATTATTTTGCTGCTGGCCGCCGTCGCATTTATTGTGTTGATGCTAAAAATCGCGCGATTGGCCCATGCACAGGGTAATGACATTCTAACCCGCGAACAGTTGGCAGAATTACCGCAAGATAGCAGCACGACCGTCGCTTTGTTGTGGCTGGTACTGGCCTTCATTATTTTGCCGCTGTCAGCCAAAATGATTATTGATAACGCGACTGTCATTGCCAGAGTCGCGGGCGTCAGTGAATTGGTCATTGGGCTGACCGTCATTGCTATCGGCACCAGTTTACCGGAGTTAGCCACTTTCATCGCCGGTGCGTTGAAAGGGGAAGATGATATGGCGGTCGGGAATATCATCGGATCGAACATTTTTAATATCGTGATTGTCTTAGGCGTCCCTGCGTTGTTGTCACCAGGGGAGATTAATCCTGAGGCTTTCCAACGTGATTATTGGGTGATGCTCGGTGTCAGCGTGATATTCACCCTGCTTTGTTTAGGGCGTAAACATCGCATCGGCCATCTGGCGGGCGCTCTGTTATTATGTGGGTTTATCGCTTATCTTGCGGTGCTATTCTTCGCCCCTTTAAGTGCGGCGTAA
- the kdsC gene encoding 3-deoxy-manno-octulosonate-8-phosphatase KdsC, with the protein MSSTVYLDTCYGPVAESVMQRAENIRLLICDVDGVMSDGLIYMGNDGEELKAFNVRDGYGIRCLITSGIEVAIITGRRAKLLEDRANTLGITHLYQGQSDKLVAYHELLLALNCQPEQVAYIGDDLIDWPVMAQVGLSVAVADAHPLLLPKAHYVTQINGGRGAVREICDLILLAQDKLDGAKGLSI; encoded by the coding sequence ATGAGCAGCACCGTCTATTTGGACACATGCTACGGCCCCGTGGCCGAGAGCGTCATGCAACGTGCAGAAAACATTCGTCTGCTCATTTGTGATGTTGATGGCGTGATGTCTGATGGTCTGATTTACATGGGTAACGATGGCGAAGAGCTGAAAGCATTCAACGTCCGTGATGGTTATGGTATTCGCTGCCTGATAACCTCGGGTATTGAAGTAGCTATTATTACGGGCCGTCGCGCCAAATTACTGGAAGACCGCGCCAACACCTTAGGCATTACCCACCTTTATCAAGGACAATCTGATAAACTGGTGGCTTACCATGAATTATTGCTAGCATTAAACTGCCAACCTGAGCAGGTGGCGTATATTGGCGATGACCTGATTGATTGGCCAGTCATGGCCCAAGTCGGGTTATCTGTCGCGGTGGCGGATGCCCATCCGTTACTTCTTCCCAAAGCACATTACGTGACGCAAATTAATGGCGGGCGCGGTGCAGTACGTGAGATATGTGATTTGATTTTATTGGCCCAGGATAAACTCGACGGTGCCAAAGGATTGTCGATATGA
- the hpf gene encoding ribosome hibernation promoting factor, producing MQLNITGLHVEITDALREFVTTKFAKLEQYFDRINQVYVVLSVEKVKQIAEATVHVNGGELHASSEQEDMYAAIDILVDKLARQLNKHKDKLKQH from the coding sequence ATGCAGCTCAATATTACCGGACTTCATGTCGAAATAACCGATGCATTACGCGAGTTTGTTACCACTAAATTTGCCAAACTTGAGCAATATTTTGATCGCATTAACCAGGTGTATGTGGTTTTAAGTGTCGAAAAAGTTAAACAAATTGCAGAAGCGACGGTACATGTGAATGGCGGCGAGTTGCACGCAAGTTCAGAGCAGGAAGACATGTACGCAGCTATTGATATTTTGGTTGATAAGCTGGCTCGCCAGTTGAACAAGCATAAAGATAAATTGAAACAACATTAA
- the rapZ gene encoding RNase adapter RapZ gives MVLMIVSGRSGSGKSVALRALEDMGFYCVDNLPVVLLPQLASTLADRNISAAVSIDVRNMPESPEVFEHAMTQLPDSFSPQLLFLDADRNTLIRRYSDTRRLHPLSTKNLSLESAIDEESDLLEPLRSRADLIIDTSEMSVHELAEMLRTRLLGKRERELTMVFESFGFKHGIPIDADYVFDVRFLPNPHWDPKLRPMTGLDKPVISFLDRHTEVHNFVYQTRSYLEQWLPMLETNNRSYLTVAIGCTGGKHRSVYVAEQLADYFRARGKNVQSRHRTLEKRK, from the coding sequence ATGGTGCTGATGATTGTCAGCGGCCGTTCCGGTTCAGGGAAGTCTGTTGCTTTGCGCGCATTGGAAGATATGGGCTTTTACTGTGTCGATAACTTGCCTGTGGTTCTACTACCACAATTGGCGAGCACGCTTGCCGATAGAAATATTTCTGCTGCGGTAAGTATAGACGTGCGCAATATGCCTGAATCACCTGAGGTATTTGAGCATGCCATGACTCAGTTGCCAGACAGCTTTTCGCCGCAGTTGCTTTTTTTAGATGCTGACCGCAATACCCTGATTCGTCGCTACAGTGATACCCGTCGTCTGCACCCGCTGTCGACTAAAAACCTATCATTAGAAAGTGCTATCGATGAAGAGAGTGATCTGCTGGAGCCTTTGCGCTCACGGGCGGATCTGATTATCGATACCTCAGAAATGTCAGTGCATGAGTTAGCTGAAATGCTGCGTACTCGCCTATTGGGTAAACGCGAGCGTGAGCTGACGATGGTGTTTGAGTCCTTTGGCTTTAAGCACGGCATTCCCATTGACGCTGATTACGTCTTCGACGTGCGTTTCCTACCAAACCCACATTGGGATCCAAAATTACGCCCAATGACCGGTTTGGATAAGCCGGTTATCTCCTTCCTTGATCGCCACACCGAAGTGCATAACTTTGTTTACCAGACGCGTAGCTACTTAGAACAATGGCTGCCGATGCTGGAAACCAATAATCGCAGTTATCTCACGGTAGCCATTGGTTGTACTGGCGGTAAGCACCGCTCAGTCTATGTTGCTGAACAATTGGCTGATTATTTCCGCGCGCGTGGCAAGAATGTGCAATCACGTCACCGCACTCTGGAAAAACGTAAATAA